A stretch of Amycolatopsis balhimycina FH 1894 DNA encodes these proteins:
- a CDS encoding sensor histidine kinase, with the protein MTEPGDPRGTRWGTRRFSLRGRVTLLAAASVAGAVALVSIGAYMVVRSNLYQQLDDGLMARAQAAADSPQVQTSLRQVPGAFLASADLQIGQLNAAPDVQHAVMTYPLSSSAPPFDQRELNVANGDSPESLRTDFRTDSRVVALPSGHGEAIVLAQSMGPTKRTLNELALVLFLIGGAGILVAAAAGTAVARTGLRPVDRLTSAAERVAKTGDLRPIPVSGDDELARLTQTFNTMLGTVADSQERQRQLVADAGHELRTPLTSLRTNLELLLAASKPGAPPLPHEDRADIVEDISGQLDELTQLIGDLVELARQDEPRERFERVELLDVVERALDRARRRAGEINFDVSLQPWVLTGDNSSLERAVLNLLDNAVKFSPPDSTVWVRLYPLGDGTAVVEVADAGPGIAEEDLPKVFDRFYRSSEARTLPGSGLGLAIVKHAAERHGGAVYASQAPEGGALMTIRLPGAPG; encoded by the coding sequence GTGACCGAACCCGGCGACCCCCGCGGCACGCGCTGGGGGACGCGCCGGTTCTCGCTGCGCGGCCGGGTCACGCTGCTCGCCGCCGCCTCTGTCGCCGGCGCCGTCGCGCTGGTGTCGATCGGCGCGTACATGGTCGTGCGCAGCAACCTGTACCAGCAGCTGGACGACGGCCTCATGGCGCGCGCCCAGGCGGCCGCCGACTCGCCGCAGGTGCAGACCTCGCTGCGGCAGGTCCCCGGCGCGTTCCTCGCGAGTGCCGACCTGCAGATCGGGCAGCTCAACGCCGCGCCCGACGTCCAGCACGCCGTGATGACCTATCCGCTGTCGAGCTCGGCGCCGCCGTTCGACCAGCGCGAGCTGAACGTCGCCAACGGCGATTCGCCGGAGTCGTTGCGGACCGACTTCCGCACCGACAGCCGCGTGGTCGCGTTGCCGTCCGGGCACGGCGAGGCGATCGTGCTCGCCCAGTCGATGGGCCCGACCAAGCGCACGCTGAACGAGCTCGCCCTGGTGCTGTTCCTGATCGGCGGCGCGGGCATCCTGGTCGCCGCCGCGGCCGGCACCGCGGTGGCCCGCACCGGCCTGCGGCCCGTCGACCGGCTGACGTCGGCCGCCGAGCGCGTCGCCAAGACCGGCGACCTGCGGCCGATCCCGGTCAGCGGCGACGACGAGCTCGCGCGTCTCACCCAGACCTTCAACACCATGCTCGGCACGGTCGCGGACTCGCAGGAACGCCAGCGCCAGCTGGTCGCGGACGCCGGGCACGAGCTGCGGACGCCCTTGACGTCGCTGCGCACCAACCTCGAGCTGCTGCTCGCGGCGAGCAAGCCGGGGGCGCCGCCGCTGCCGCACGAGGACCGTGCGGACATCGTCGAGGACATCAGCGGCCAGCTCGACGAGCTGACCCAGCTCATCGGCGACCTGGTCGAACTCGCGCGCCAGGACGAGCCCCGCGAGCGCTTCGAACGCGTCGAGCTGTTGGACGTCGTCGAACGGGCGCTCGACCGGGCACGGCGGCGCGCGGGTGAGATCAACTTCGACGTCTCGCTGCAGCCGTGGGTGCTCACCGGCGACAACAGCTCGCTGGAGCGCGCGGTGCTGAACCTGCTCGACAACGCGGTGAAGTTCTCGCCGCCCGACTCGACGGTCTGGGTGCGGCTGTACCCGCTCGGCGACGGCACCGCGGTCGTCGAGGTGGCGGACGCCGGCCCGGGCATCGCCGAAGAGGACCTGCCCAAGGTGTTCGACCGCTTCTACCGCTCGTCGGAGGCCCGGACGCTGCCCGGTTCGGGCCTCGGCCTGGCGATCGTGAAGCACGCGGCCGAGCGGCACGGCGGAGCCGTCTACGCCTCCCAGGCACCTGAGGGCGGCGCGTTGATGACGATCCGGTTGCCGGGGGCGCCCGGCTGA
- a CDS encoding DeoR/GlpR family DNA-binding transcription regulator, with the protein MLARQRQAVILEEARRTGAVRVSDLVTRLGVSDMTVRRDLDVLAGRGLVEKVYGGATSVVGKSTDEPGFEAKSVRQRAQKEAIAELAATLIRPGTAIGISAGTTTWTLARALDAIPGLTIVTNSIQVADVLRGSTQPDRTVVLTGGVRTPSDALVGPVAVHSLRSLHLDAVFLGVHGMADGPGFTTPNLTESETDRALVEAGRKLVVLADHTKWGTVGISTIADLDEADVVVTDDGIPDEAKEILAERAGELMIAETAETDEAQEA; encoded by the coding sequence GTGCTGGCGCGTCAGCGACAGGCGGTGATCCTGGAAGAGGCCCGCCGGACCGGCGCGGTCCGGGTCAGTGACCTTGTCACCAGGCTGGGCGTGTCCGACATGACGGTGCGTCGCGACCTCGACGTGCTCGCCGGGCGCGGGCTCGTCGAGAAGGTCTACGGCGGCGCGACCTCGGTCGTCGGCAAGAGCACCGACGAACCCGGGTTCGAGGCCAAGTCCGTGCGCCAGCGGGCGCAGAAGGAAGCCATCGCCGAGCTCGCCGCGACGCTGATCCGGCCCGGCACCGCGATCGGCATCTCCGCCGGCACGACCACGTGGACGCTGGCCCGGGCGCTCGACGCCATCCCCGGCCTCACCATCGTGACCAACTCGATCCAGGTCGCCGACGTGCTCCGCGGGTCGACGCAGCCGGATCGCACGGTCGTGCTCACCGGCGGGGTGCGGACCCCGTCGGACGCGCTGGTCGGCCCGGTCGCCGTGCACAGCCTGCGGTCGCTGCACCTCGACGCCGTCTTCCTCGGGGTGCACGGGATGGCCGACGGGCCGGGCTTCACGACGCCGAACCTCACCGAGAGCGAGACCGACCGTGCGCTGGTCGAGGCCGGGCGCAAGCTGGTCGTGCTCGCCGACCACACCAAGTGGGGCACCGTCGGGATCTCCACGATCGCCGACCTGGACGAGGCCGACGTCGTCGTCACCGATGACGGGATTCCCGACGAGGCCAAGGAAATACTCGCCGAACGGGCGGGGGAACTCATGATCGCCGAGACGGCGGAGACGGACGAGGCCCAAGAAGCGTGA
- a CDS encoding response regulator transcription factor: protein MRILVVDDDRAVRESLRRSLEFNGYQVQLASDGAQALEAIIADRPDAMVLDVMMPRLDGLEVARRLRSTGDDLPILVLTARDTVSDRVSGLDAGADDYLPKPFALEELLARLRALLRRAVPEGPSGQASEVLSFSDLTLDPGTREVRRGGREISLTRTEFALLELFLSYPKHVLTRGRILEEVWGYDFPTSGNALEVYVGYLRRKTEAEGEPRLIHTVRGVGYVLRETPP from the coding sequence ACCGCGCCGTCCGTGAGTCGCTCCGGCGGTCCCTGGAGTTCAACGGCTACCAGGTCCAGCTGGCGAGCGACGGTGCGCAGGCGCTGGAGGCGATCATCGCCGACCGGCCGGACGCCATGGTCCTGGACGTCATGATGCCCCGGCTCGACGGCCTCGAGGTGGCCCGCCGCCTGCGCAGCACCGGCGACGACCTGCCGATCCTCGTGCTCACCGCCCGCGACACCGTCTCCGACCGCGTGTCCGGGCTGGACGCCGGCGCCGACGACTACCTGCCGAAGCCGTTCGCGCTCGAGGAGCTGCTCGCCCGGCTGCGGGCGCTGCTGCGCCGGGCCGTCCCGGAGGGCCCGAGCGGCCAGGCGTCGGAGGTTCTGTCCTTCTCGGACCTGACCCTCGACCCCGGGACGCGGGAGGTCCGCCGCGGCGGCCGCGAGATCAGCCTGACCCGCACCGAATTCGCCCTGCTGGAACTGTTCCTTTCCTACCCGAAGCACGTCCTCACGCGTGGCCGGATCCTGGAGGAAGTATGGGGTTACGACTTCCCGACGTCGGGCAACGCGCTGGAGGTCTACGTCGGCTATTTGCGCCGCAAGACGGAGGCGGAGGGGGAGCCGAGGCTGATCCACACGGTGCGGGGAGTGGGGTACGTCCTGAGGGAAACCCCACCGTGA